Within Dermatophagoides farinae isolate YC_2012a chromosome 8, ASM2471394v1, whole genome shotgun sequence, the genomic segment GATAACCATTCATTGGTGGttcatcacaatcacaaaGTTGTCCACCCAATTCTGGATCATGTTTACATAAATTATCACAAAGTTTTTTGATATCGAAATGGTTATTgtttaaatcaaattcagTGGTCATAAACATTTGCGTCGTATGTTCCAAAATACGCCGCCTGGCCGTAGTTGTCGTTTCAGAGGTAATAAGCATTATTTCATCCTGTTCTgctttttgaaaatttttttgttccacaATCGaccaaacaatgatgattgaacatattataatgaatgaacaaataataaatgcaGCCAATAATGCCCATCGTGAATGTAATAACCAATGGcgaaattgttgaattttacGTTGAAATGAATCTAAATATGATTCAATACTATTAATGTAaaacatttatcaatttgtAATGTATAAAatcatattatcatcagatatatattttttatggttcataaattaaatcacaaaaacagaattcaATTGTTAATCGTCAATCAGATGTGTATTGTAAGATTATTGTCGATATTTAAAGGatggcaaaattttttgtaaaataTATACACGACAATGGTGGCTATATAATCTTTGACtacgttttattttttcttacacattacacattattattacatttgatgatgattaaatcttaaacattatcaatcatcaataaacgACTGATTTTTCATGAGTACATTCTTTGTGGTTgttcaaacaaattgattgagcCAAAtgtataaaacaaaacaaaaaagaaaaaaatccacatcCCATTCAAATACccatagtgatgatgatattttttttctttttcaagtTAAAAGTTAAAATTTCaagtttcatttcaataatttttttttatttatttatttattttcttctttcaaaaatttataataataataatatatagcTTTTCtcattcgtttgtttatttgaacgttaattgtttgtttgtttgtttgttgtatatGTTTATATATGTGTCTATGAagatgaatgtgtgtgtgtgtgtgtgagaaaagaatcaagaatcaagaatcaagaataataattattgaacaaaaagaaaataatgaataaaatgaaatgaacagaaaaaaataataataataataataatgagatgCTTTTCAATCATGagaaacaatgaatgatacAAACGACTGGAATAAAAATATGTAAAGAGaagagaagagaaaaaaaaaaagattgatgaGATCCTCGTCATGTCATTCTTATTTATGGGAAATACatggatgtgtgtgtgtgagtgtgtgtgtttgtttgtttgtttgttagtgTGAGGactcttgttgttgataatcaattaataaaaataaaatatgaatttatattacaaataaacaatcaataaatgtggaaaggtttgtgtgtgtgtgtttgttggtgTGTATGCCACGAAAatataaattcttttcaatcaatcaaatatagAATTTCTCAagtaatcaataatcaataatgttcgtttgttgttttttttgttttgtttcaaatgtagaatatttttttttcgctcttatttttttgtttttgtaattaAATTCTTTGTCAATGgctgaaaacaaacaaacaaacaaacaaatgaacaaacaacatCCAATAACAAAAAGATATATAGATATTCAAAGGTCCATCATATTTCCATCTGTATATTATTTATAGATcaatgtgaataataataataagaatatatataataataatcatttcaatagatcaataatgataaaatttttctcttttacgaaattttcgtttgtgtgtgtgtatgtttttttaagGAAAAATgttcagatgatgattatgacgatggttacgaaacaaaaacaatctaATGTTTTATGGATGGATTTGATTCCGGATGGTTAATTGATAATggtcaaatgatgatgatgatgatgatgatgattttttcatgtgATGAATTTATGAGGTACAAGGagcaattgaaaaatttgtttgaaatgataaaaattcttgaGATTCGTGTGATCACTATGATTCATGATTCACAACATGttacaaaatattttttgttttactgtgtgtgtgtgtgtatgatggatgaaatcggattttttttttttttgcttgtttttgaatagaaaaaacaattttcgtATCTACAAATGATGAGGCTAGCAAATAATTCTTGAGATTTTGTGCCTACAGGATTGggatttacaattttttttttgcttggaTCTCTTGTTTTATTCTTCAATAGTCCAAGACGGCAACAACGATGACAAcacatcgacatcatcatcatcattaacaacaacaacaacaacaattaatataataatgtcaacaaacccaaacgaaaaaaaacactttatctttgtttgtaataataatggtataGAAATggattgaaatcattttagTTATTTAATGACGTGGcgtatgttgatgatgtaataaaatgtcaataataataatcaataaaaatgttacaaattaaaaaaaggaaaaaaaagaacacaGATAGACTTAAACAAAAAGATGAGATTTTagcaggaaaaaaatgaaaataaaattgacaattgaaatctaaaaacacaaaaaaaatgatcacatcagacagacaaaaaaaaataacaaacgaTTCAGAAgaatttttgaaagaaaaaaaaatttttctttagttATATATTCACtataatatttgatgatgattgatgaatatatatatatcatttaTGAATCTCAACACAGCCAACGTTCGAATTCGAACAGATAAGGGATAAAAACTTAAGGCAAGACAAAAAGGGGAAAAAATGTCAcatcattcatgatgaatgACTTAATTGTCACATGAtggataacgatgatgataatgataatggcgaTTTCTACCATGATTATTTCAatgcaaaatgaaatgaaaaatttcagattGAAATCCAATGGATGAGCAAATGTGATTGGGGAGGTaatttacgaaaaaaaatggatgaatctCTTCCGGAAAGTTTCGGATATGATATCATTCAACTATTGCCACTATCatgtgataataatcgttGTAATAAACTTTCCGTATTGGatctttgattttgatcattatccTACAAAATAAAGGTGAATATAAATCTGATATttagaaacaaaattgaattaatttacaaaaaaaacttaccataGAAGTGCTGCGACCAATTGTCGtcgaatcattattattgccaacTATTTGTTGTCCTAATGATTCTTGCTGTAATTGATTATTACCGGTGATTGTCACCATATTAATACTGTTTGTGCTAGCTGTATTCGACAATGACATCTGATTCGAATTAGATGTTtcaacaaattgatcaaaaaatgaatcctCAAATTCGACATATGATGTTTCGTCCAATGATAGTGATGTTGAATTATTCGGTGTTGATTGTTGAGGTGTATTTGGTTGTTGTATAAGAATCTGTTGCTGTGATGTTGTTGGCACGGGTGTTTgtggctgctgctgttgttgttgttgttgtaatattacttgatgttgttgctgttgtacATTACTACTACGTTCACtaacaaatgaattcaatttttgtttcacataaTCAGATGTTGGTTTATTATTGGGATTATtgaccgatgatgatgttgataaacGGTTATCATTCACTGATAATGCATTATTTCCAGTAGATGTGGTAACATTGACTAATCCATCGAGATTATCGAATCCGGATAGATCATTAAGATTGATTTGTTGAGATATttgtggctgttgttgttgttgttgagagaACATAGACGAAGCCGAACTAATTGTATTGCCATTATTAGCACCACTAATACCAACAAAactattatcaacaacactggccgttattttttgttgggATTGTATCGATAATTTGACATTCGTTTGAGTATTAATTgtgaatgattgttgttgctgctgttgaatttgttgtgtttgtataGGCATTCGTAATGTCAATCGTCGTGGTTGTATTAAATGTTGAATATTCGGTATGGTCatcggttgttgttgctgctgttgttgttgatgatgatgatgagtttgTTGGCCAGCAAATTGTTGCGCTAAATCTCCGTTgttttgtggttgttgttgaacagtTTGCATTGCAAATTGGCCTTGTCTTGATGGGAAAAAACGAGGTCCTTGTTGACGTGTAGAACGGGCAAATCTTTGAAGTCCTACTATAGAAAAGATGGatatatttaattttaatatattaatccagattaaaaaaataattaccaCCAGAAAGCTGAGCATTTAACATCGgatttgattgttgctgTATCGATACTAGATTAGGAGTTGTAACCGGAGATTTAGGCATTGTAGTCGGTCCTGATGGTGACATGACTTGTTGAGCCGGTGATGGtacattatgattattgccGGATGAAAGTCGATTCGAAGTAGTTGCAGCTGGTGATGCTTGTTGTTGCCAACTAATCTGTGTgattggctgttgttgttgattatttacTGATTGTGGTGATTGTACCAACATTGGAGATTGTGGTGGTgctggtgatggtgatgccGATGTAGACATATTGGAATTACCAGCAACAAAATGTCCTGGCGACATATGATTTGTTGACGAAAATGGTGATGGAACTTGTTGACCACCACCAGTCGCTAATGTCGTTTGTGGACTAGTAGCATATGAAGCGCTATGATTATAAGATGATGGGCCATTATTACGTAAAACAGCAGAACTAGATACAACACCACCGGAAGTTGGACCTTGTACAGGACTTGGACTAAGAACTTGTGCAGGACATGGTGCTGGAGATTGAGGTAGTATGGGCGGTGTAGAAGGCACTTGAATGTTACCGctagtattattattaccaccaaTTACATATCTTGGTGACATTTGTGTAACAATTACGTCCTGTTGAACTGTTGCTTGTTGCTGTGATGGCAGAGCTTGTCGAGGTTTGACAGTAATCTGAACATTGGGTGCTACAGTGTTATTGATCGAATTTAATCCATTTATATCGAATCCTCCATCGGATGGTTTAACATTGAAATCTTGTTGTTCTTGATGCATTAATAATCGTTTATGAGCAACATTCAAATTAGGTGGTCCCTGTCCAAGAACAATAGCTTGTGTTCCGGTCACTCCCGAATTAATCGTTCCTTTGGGCATTCGTACTAATTGGATTTGTGGCTGTTGTTGACCTGTGTtggttgtagttgttgtctGTCCAACAAGAAAGGTATTACCGGTTCCAGAAACTTGCTGTACCTGCTGCATAGCAGCCACTCTTTGCATAACTGCTgtattcgattgttgttgttgttgttgtccaataCGAGCATTCATCATACTAACATTAGctctttgttgttgcatcAATTGTTGCATAGTTGTTTGCTTTTGGGGCATTATACGATTAACCTATgtggaaataaaatcaaaataaaaataatggcaaaaaaaaaattaaaggaATTTTCTAATACCTGTGAACCGATAGGTGGCTGTGGattgttattgatgaaagTATTTGATACCTGAGGATAGGATGGCGGTGGTTGATAATTCGGTGGTGGTACCTGTTGCTGCTGTCCAGGCGATAGAATCgaatgttgttgctgttgaattgatgattgaccaCCAATAACATTATTCAACATTGGTGATTGAGGTGTAGGTGGTTGTGATGTATTCGATGAAAATAtctgatgatttgatgaactgacgttttgttgattttcaacTTTCATCAATTCTTTACGTATTTCACTTATAgcttgttgttcatttgtaGTGGTAGAATTGAGTTGTGCAAGACTGCCAGAAGAATCTGCTAAATTGAATGCAATCAaatcgatatcatcattgttaataCGACGATTTACAGTGGTCGTAATGTTGCAAGCATTGCCACCACTAACGCTTGCCATATTAGCTGTATTCGAGAGCAATGAACTCAATGAAGgttgattattgatattCATCACGTTTCCAACGCCAACAGTACCACTATTagtatgattattattcaattgattaacATTATTTACGATCaaagatgttgatgattgattgccACTAATCATTGTATCATCTTGAAGTTCGATTACTTCATCCAAAATCTGTGAAATCAATGCCGGATCTTCCAGATCGATCGAATCATTCACCAGGctagcattattattattattagaactttggttatgatgattagCTGATGTAATCACTGGGGCCGTTGTTGTAATATGCTGTTGAGGATTCGTTGAGATCTGTTGTTGAGCTGCTGGTTGATGTGTCACAATCGTATGTTGCTGTGATGATGGTTGCAGTTGACCACCGGATAATGTATGGATAAATCCAACACcaattggttgttgttgttgcgtcACAGATTGCGGTTGAATCGTTGTCATTGTGGttccatgttgttgttgaacttttgaaaaattacgAAGCATCGTAACACGTTGATTCGTGGTCGCTGTTAATGTTAACATACCACTTTTTGAAATCATTGCACCACAATTATTAACATTGATTGGATTGACTGTGGCCATAGCAGAACCAGGTACATTATTAGATGATGGTACAGCATTACCAGATGCTGTTGTAAGGATTTGGgtcaaaaaatttgttgttttttgacCAGTactggtttgttgttgttgttgttgctgctgctgttgttgttgttttaattgaagtttttgttgttgaacaatttGTTGACCAACCGACATAGTTGCTTGTGGCTGAAGAAcgggttgttgttgttgttgttgttgtaacaaTTGTTGTAGGTCTGAACTATTGTTTATCTGTTGCTGTCTCAATTGTAATCGTTGAACAAAATTTCCACCTGCTGCAATCTATATTTTGTTCGGGTGTGTGTAATCATTCAAACGAAACGTAAAATGGAAATACAAATTTAACGATCCATGAAATATGaacaatttgtttattgataattgttgCTTACCTGTTGCTGTAATTGGCTTTGGTTcgtatgatgaatttgttgttgttgttgctgttggcCAGATTTAATAGCTATAGGTGCTGGTACCAAACTGGTAGTACCACCAGGACCAATCGTTGTAATtaaatgttgttgctgttgagtATGTTGTTGAACGATatgatgctgttgttgttgttgttgttgaatttgtaaTTGAATATCTTggatatgttgttgttgctgcatTAAATTAGCTTGCTGTATCGTAATCTGATGTTGTTGAGATAGATGTTGATTCGAATGCGTTTGTTGTATTTGCGATGATTGATTAACATTTGCTCCTGTAGTTGGAGGCGttggaataattttcttATCTAAATTGGGTGGTAATTTAACGTCCGGTGTCGATGAGATCATTGATGGTggaattgtttgaattttttcctctGGTAATGATGTAGGCGTTTTGGCCAACATTGATGCCAACATTGGATTCTGACAGGCCAATAATTGATGTGATGTTCCTGTATTAACACCAATACTATTGTTCGAAGTAGTCGATGTTGTAATATTCGCTGAAACGATTGCCAGACGTTTAGATTCGGAATCTTGCATCAGATaaacatcattttgatcaaaaggtgattttcttttattaggattgaaattatattgttgttgttgttgttgttgttgtagttgttgttgttgttgttgttgcatagATACATCTTCATTATTCGATGAAAGCAATGAGTTTAATTCTGTATTtgtcaaataaaattccagagaaattattaattatagaatcaatgaaaaacacaaattgaatttgtcaaAACATACCAAACATAAATTTCTGGCCATTATTTCCAGAAATGTTGCTAGATGAATCTTGATGTagatgttgttgctgatctTTCAACAAATGTTCCATTAGAACATCATTTTGTGAATTCTTATTAACACTGGCTAATTTCATTCCACGTGTTGATTGATTCGCAGCCAATTTggcactatcatcatcatttagtaACATACGCAACAtgttattcgatgatgatgatgatgaagcagTCGTATTGGTGgctgttgtcattgttgattgattactTGAATTAACAATCATAGATTTCGTATCATTCAATAGATCAACAAAACTTGATGCCGATCCTATGGATGTTGTATTTGTTGTCATCGTTGATGAGCCACCACATCCAGATAAATGTAATAAAGTGGATTCAGATTCTGGATTACCCGTTCTAATATCACCCGTTACATTACCACCACTAACATTGAGTTGATCATCTGCATTGTCCAATAATTCACGTAAAATATTATCACTACTGTTactattatttgatgatgaatgttgcaATGATGAACTAGTTTTATTGttcttattattttgatgacttagattattattgtcatttgaGGAGAATTCGGAAGTCTGATCAGAATTTAGCGTACCAATACCTAATGAGGAATTCGGATCACTAGTGAGCAAATTTCTGAGCTTATCATCCATCATCACtctatgttgttgttgttgttgttgatgatgatcactatTATTTGCAGTGGtcataatcatttgttgCTGGTTGTTCGGCCCTAATTGGCCAATTCCAATTGATGAGTGTATACCTTGTTGTATCAAATTATTTCCACCAATCgtcgaatttgatgatgaaaacatttgaGGATGTGATGagatcatcgtcatttgttgttgattaccACTACCGGCACTtgtattaatcatcatcgacattgatgatgtaaaaGGAACGGATGTATAAATTTGACGAGGGTTCCctgaagaagatgatgaaaatgatgatgatgataagacgATATTTTCAACAGTAGTTGTTGGctcttcttgttgttgaatcattgcatttgatgatggagTTGTATCACTAAATTCCCATCTATTCGAAaacatttcatcaaaatcatcaagattcaaatcaattgccGTTGGTGTAGCTGAAACAGCAgtagatgatgaagatgatgatgaggtcAATGTGGtcattgaattattgaattgagaTGCTGATGAACAGGCAACTAATGTGATtttagaatttgaaaaatattagaaaattaaaagaattgaatagaATCAATTACTTACCATTTGATTGTTGCATttgcattgatgatgatgataaatctgGTGGAGCCTGAGGTTGTTGAAATGGATTATTTGTCCATTTATGATTCTGCATCATTGGATTTGTAGTGATtagatgatttgaattcatcatcccAGATGATGTAACACAAGAGGATGCTGacgatgatgaggatgatgtcgatgatgaaaattgatgcAAATGTTGTTGCGTTGTAGACGAATCGTGTTGTTGAGGATTATTTGTCGTCGATATAGATTGAGATGAGGAggatgttgattgttgttgctgagaCTCGTTGCTACTGGTTGTATGATTCGGTTGTTCATTACCAATCAATgttgtgtttgatgatgttccAATATTAtgattaccaccaccaccagcattGTTGAAATTGCCTGACATAGTCGTATTTGTTCGATtctcaatcattgattgatcatcttCCTCTTTTTTTACTGGTGATAATGTATTCTGTTCAAAAAAGATGGAATGCTTGGCCATCatggaattattttttaataattttgtttttgtcaaaaCTTTTGCATATTGATCAGGACCAACTTTAAGACGATATAGCTTTGATACGGCTGGCGGTGATGAACCACCAGCATTAATAATGGCATCTTTTAGATGTTGTTGAACCTTATTCAGATCATCTTTATGTACGGAATCATGAAATAAACGATTTGTTGTTAGATTATTTCGTAGGTGGGATATTTGCCGCTgtatattaatattatttgaAGACATTGTCGACCAGTCTACATAGTTAATACATCCATGTATATCCAGACGTGTACTGAAATgctttatttgaaatttagtTTGACCAGAATTTCCAGATGGATGTTGTTCCGAATTCGGTAGACGACGTGCAATACATAATACACGCGATTCTTCCGTCATTTGGTGAC encodes:
- the LOC124495839 gene encoding uncharacterized protein LOC124495839 isoform X2, coding for MNLLPPVSTLSVGVTNDEQIGGVTSTLIGTIGHRHHLSSRLLTTTTTTTSPLSSSSSSSSITTGTTNNTNNNINSINHQLIDFDQLDQFFDDLQQEVDDYSEDNNNNDDNDNIVNDDHHYYTTTALASSNHHHHQQQQQQITNNCDHQILAVNNSNSNIQSVNKATTTTTTTKTSLSPVSSTSLKIVTNNKLIPPTTIITTASTTTTITDCDFNFEDLDNNVIHNNNNNNNNNNNNNNNNDNIDQNHHCCSIVDHQYYCHCPSNNHCRCNSNFEDFDANVKHQQQQQQQQQQQHEQEYVDNGNDEHQIQEQQQRRYQQQQMNKCLILDEKYQHHHQQQQQQRRHYNQQQQQSNNQQNHHHNHHHYSSINSHDHHPNHHHHHHNNDQQRRQREEEEKDQRHQQQHQEAEIETRQQQQQQQQQRQHRRREQEHHRENTKKDSDDEENYIEELAELISAAGNFNEMNSLSVKPDKCAILQETVKQIQNINKQNLTTDDLQASEVSSSKPNILPPDLNSLLLDALNCFLFTLNADGYVEYISENVNQYLKFTQSEVINKSIFDILHPDDHPRFNALLLPMAIGNNGRRLSSNNNNSVNNSQCWPSSTTASNNINSGTNNNNTNSSSSSLSMLDQSQMIRNNNNNNNNSSSSTLTTNSNNFSSSSSLNQNLSTTSTNNTSTSLSSNQSQQQNSIHITGNLAITATSGTTSNVSSGSTNQSANLGSSSASNPNNTCSGSTSSSSSSSSSLIGTLASLNQSSSHNEFNSFNSRFLVKSEGPIHSSENDDEDDDDYGDDDESFGDDDLSTRDNDDGHFLDNLNFDDNEALAQNDDSSVLDSDLAAVLDAAQAESSSSTISMGKLDHNNQDIVKQKQRLLLLKQQKRKQKLQQKQKVSSNLESCLPQYELMQVNTRFISNSESKQIDSLSTTLSLNNSTFVGFSGPSTAGGHQMTEESRVLCIARRLPNSEQHPSGNSGQTKFQIKHFSTRLDIHGCINYVDWSTMSSNNINIQRQISHLRNNLTTNRLFHDSVHKDDLNKVQQHLKDAIINAGGSSPPAVSKLYRLKVGPDQYAKVLTKTKLLKNNSMMAKHSIFFEQNTLSPVKKEEDDQSMIENRTNTTMSGNFNNAGGGGNHNIGTSSNTTLIGNEQPNHTTSSNESQQQQSTSSSSQSISTTNNPQQHDSSTTQQHLHQFSSSTSSSSSSASSCVTSSGMMNSNHLITTNPMMQNHKWTNNPFQQPQAPPDLSSSSMQMQQSNVACSSASQFNNSMTTLTSSSSSSSTAVSATPTAIDLNLDDFDEMFSNRWEFSDTTPSSNAMIQQQEEPTTTVENIVLSSSSFSSSSSGNPRQIYTSVPFTSSMSMMINTSAGSGNQQQMTMISSHPQMFSSSNSTIGGNNLIQQGIHSSIGIGQLGPNNQQQMIMTTANNSDHHQQQQQQHRVMMDDKLRNLLTSDPNSSLGIGTLNSDQTSEFSSNDNNNLSHQNNKNNKTSSSLQHSSSNNSNSSDNILRELLDNADDQLNVSGGNVTGDIRTGNPESESTLLHLSGCGGSSTMTTNTTSIGSASSFVDLLNDTKSMIVNSSNQSTMTTATNTTASSSSSSNNMLRMLLNDDDSAKLAANQSTRGMKLASVNKNSQNDVLMEHLLKDQQQHLHQDSSSNISGNNGQKFMFELNSLLSSNNEDVSMQQQQQQQLQQQQQQQQYNFNPNKRKSPFDQNDVYLMQDSESKRLAIVSANITTSTTSNNSIGVNTGTSHQLLACQNPMLASMLAKTPTSLPEEKIQTIPPSMISSTPDVKLPPNLDKKIIPTPPTTGANVNQSSQIQQTHSNQHLSQQHQITIQQANLMQQQQHIQDIQLQIQQQQQQQHHIVQQHTQQQQHLITTIGPGGTTSLVPAPIAIKSGQQQQQQQIHHTNQSQLQQQIAAGGNFVQRLQLRQQQINNSSDLQQLLQQQQQQQPVLQPQATMSVGQQIVQQQKLQLKQQQQQQQQQQQQTSTGQKTTNFLTQILTTASGNAVPSSNNVPGSAMATVNPINVNNCGAMISKSGMLTLTATTNQRVTMLRNFSKVQQQHGTTMTTIQPQSVTQQQQPIGVGFIHTLSGGQLQPSSQQHTIVTHQPAAQQQISTNPQQHITTTAPVITSANHHNQSSNNNNNASLVNDSIDLEDPALISQILDEVIELQDDTMISGNQSSTSLIVNNVNQLNNNHTNSGTVGVGNVMNINNQPSLSSLLSNTANMASVSGGNACNITTTVNRRINNDDIDLIAFNLADSSGSLAQLNSTTTNEQQAISEIRKELMKVENQQNVSSSNHQIFSSNTSQPPTPQSPMLNNVIGGQSSIQQQQHSILSPGQQQQVPPPNYQPPPSYPQVSNTFINNNPQPPIGSQVNRIMPQKQTTMQQLMQQQRANVSMMNARIGQQQQQQSNTAVMQRVAAMQQVQQVSGTGNTFLVGQTTTTTNTGQQQPQIQLVRMPKGTINSGVTGTQAIVLGQGPPNLNVAHKRLLMHQEQQDFNVKPSDGGFDINGLNSINNTVAPNVQITVKPRQALPSQQQATVQQDVIVTQMSPRYVIGGNNNTSGNIQVPSTPPILPQSPAPCPAQVLSPSPVQGPTSGGVVSSSAVLRNNGPSSYNHSASYATSPQTTLATGGGQQVPSPFSSTNHMSPGHFVAGNSNMSTSASPSPAPPQSPMLVQSPQSVNNQQQQPITQISWQQQASPAATTSNRLSSGNNHNVPSPAQQVMSPSGPTTMPKSPVTTPNLVSIQQQSNPMLNAQLSGGLQRFARSTRQQGPRFFPSRQGQFAMQTVQQQPQNNGDLAQQFAGQQTHHHHQQQQQQQQPMTIPNIQHLIQPRRLTLRMPIQTQQIQQQQQQSFTINTQTNVKLSIQSQQKITASVVDNSFVGISGANNGNTISSASSMFSQQQQQQPQISQQINLNDLSGFDNLDGLVNVTTSTGNNALSVNDNRLSTSSSVNNPNNKPTSDYVKQKLNSFVSERSSNVQQQQHQVILQQQQQQQQPQTPVPTTSQQQILIQQPNTPQQSTPNNSTSLSLDETSYVEFEDSFFDQFVETSNSNQMSLSNTASTNSINMVTITGNNQLQQESLGQQIVGNNNDSTTIGRSTSMDNDQNQRSNTESLLQRLLSHDSGNS